The Panicum virgatum strain AP13 chromosome 3N, P.virgatum_v5, whole genome shotgun sequence genome includes the window TACAATTGATGTTATGTATGCTCCTCATTTTCTGACCATTGCTAGTGTTACCTGCAACTGTAGATGATCAAACCGGAGACCCGTGACTCACTCATTAGGTTTTTACAAATTTTGGTGTCTCATCATCCATCCAAGAGGTACAGAGGTGATCTTTTGAGATTATACTAGCGCAATATGCATAGCTATCCTGTATTATGCATTTTTTGCTTGATTGCTTAGGTGTCGAAGAGGATCTGCTGACCTACTTATTAACTTTGATGATCACTGGCATACAAACATCTCACTAAATTCACAAGAGAGTTCAACATTGTTAACAAGTGTTGCGGGAGACAACATCTGTGGAAAGGGGGTGCCACGTGGATATTGGGTACGCCTTCTGTGCTAAATTGTGAATTCGTGGTCTGCTTGTATTGTGTGTGTTTTCCCTCTGCAATAGCACTTACATTTTCCAGTCCATGTAATTGAGCCCTTCAATTGCTTTTGGCTACAACTATTTGTTTTGACTTTTGAACGTTTAAGAAATTTAGATATCTTCCTTTAAATCTTTGTTTTACGTTTTCTTTCTGTGTATTGTTGTTGCAGATGTTCTGCCGTGGAAGTAAAAAGGAAACAAGAGGATTTAGGTGATGTCTGCTCTCTACATTTTATATTGAAAGTTTTCCATAGGCAAAAAAATTGTTTACTATTCTCCGGATTCTTTTTGATACTTCATTGAGAAACTGAATATCTCCTGAAACTAACATTTCTTTTCTTGTATCAGCTGTGGTCTATGGGTTTTGCTGCATTCACTAACTGTTCGAATCGGAGATGGAGAGAGCCAATCAACATTTACATCAATTTGTGATTTCATCCACAATTTCTTCATCTGTGAGGAATGCCGCAAGCACTTCTACGAAATGTGTTCAAGGTTTGGAAAGCCCACTTTGGTTGTATTGCCACTAAATCTACCGCATGCCTAATTGTTAGTTTGTTACCTTCACCTGCAGTGTACCAGTCCCCTTCAAATCTGCCCGTGACCTCACCCTCTGGCTATGGAGAGCACATAACATAGTTAACGAGAGGTTGATGAAAGAAGAAAAGGATTTAGACACGGCTGATCCTTCATTTCCTAAGGTTATCTGGCCTCCAAAGCAGCTCTGCCCATCATGCTACCGTTCTTCAAGTAGGGCTGCTGATGGAGCCATGCAGGTTGAGTGGGAGGAAGATGAAGTATTCCATTTCTTGGTTGACTACTATGGGAAGAAGCTTGTATCATCCTACAGGGAGACCTCCATGGATTCTCATCTTCTACTGAAGAAGCAAGTAGGCACAATTTCTGACGATTCTTCCGCATCCAGTGCCGCAACAGTCCCAATTGGAGCCGCCCTGGGTGTTGCTGTTGCTAGCTGTACATTTGGGGCACTAGCTTGCTTCTGGAGGACCCAGCAGAAGAACAGAAAGTACTACCATTTACGTTCTTTAAAGAAAATTTGACTAAACATTTTAGGTCTGTAGTATGCAAATGCTAATATGTTCTTCGTGGCTTCATATTATAGAGAAGTGATTAGGATCTTTTTGTCTCCTTTGTTGATTTGACAGGCAAAGAAAGAACTGGAACTGAAAAATAGTGCACAACTTGCAAACCCTAAACTGCATGTCTGCATCAGGAGGGGCCTCCGTGAATGTATATTTTCTGGGCGGGTTGGCATGTACCCGTATGAGTCCAAAAGGTCATCACTCATCAGATGAAAAACATAAAGAAGTATGAAGCTTTGCTAGTGACTGAGTCACGTGATTGTTTTGTGCAACGACGTGAACTTTGTTGGAACAAGTCGTATAGGTTGAACGTCAAAGCTTTTTTCTTACCATGTAGCTGCCCTTTTGGATGCCTCTCTGGGTACTGATGTAAACCAAATTAATGAGTGAAAACTAGAATTAAAATTTTGATCCCGCGTCACTTGTCCTGAACTGAAACCTCTTGTGCACAGGAATAGCTATGCTACAATACATGTTTATGCAGTAGAACTTGTGAAGCATCTGCAATCATTTTTCTCTGTCGAAAATACGTGAGTATATGATAAATTCAACTCGAATCGTATAGAAATGATTTGAATATACTTGCCTTCAAAGTTGTTTACGAATTGTTACAAGATTTATTACATATGTTGAATACGTATTAGCGACCAAAACATATATTTTAAAGGTCAAATATCGACATCTCGATTGCCAGCGTTTCCGAACTCCTTTCACAGTCCAGATCCGACGACACGCTAGTGCCGAACTGCCGACCTCtgaccgccgccacctcgccagACGCCCCATTCCGGTTCAGTTCTTGCTGATCTGCTGTTTGATGAACCTCACCCAGTGCACAAAACTTATCCTGTTTGGTTTGTCTGCTTCAGCTTATTCTGTCTCACAGAACACTATTGAATCAGCCGAAATCAGCTTCTTTTTCCACTAATGCAACCATCAATTCACCTTCCATTATTCTTTGCATCGATTTGAACTCGCTAGTACATCATCTTGTTATGCACAGTAAACCCACTTCACCTTCATTTGAAGAGAGTAATCACGTACAATGGTCTCTATACAAAGCTGCTGGCAGCagccaaatatatcctactatGTACAATTGCAAAGCTGTACAGGCAAATATCTTCCACATTTCTGCAGGCAAATTCATCTCTGAAGCTCAGTCCTTCGTGTCAGTTCGTTGAAGGTTCCGCAGCCAGCGCGCTGCGCGCACTACTGGATGCTGATGACATGCTGCTGTGGCTCCGCGCCCTCCGCTCCCGCAGGTCCCGAATTCTGCTCGTGCACACCCTGCATCGTCCGCATCGTCATGCCTCACCATTTCAGCTTGAAAATGCATACACATGCTCAATTTTTCAGCGTGATCTTCGGAAAGATTTTTCAGACAAACCTGCCGCCGTCTGCGCCGGTGAAGCAGCTCGGCGACCGCCACCAGTATGATGTACACCGGTATGACGACTCCCGCTGTTCTGAGCATCAGCAGCTGAGTTTTCAATTTTCAGAAGCTTAGGTTAGTCAGGTTTAATGTGTCCTGCTGCATCAAGGTTATCTAGTGCTTGATCAGACTGCAGAGCCTTACAGTGAGCATGGCGACGGTATAAGCGCCTTGGTCGCCGAGGAGAACCGAGACGGCGTCGTGGAGGACTAAAAGAACCATCAGCTGGAGTTGGATGTTTCAGAATTTTACTGCCCAGCGTTGGGACGAACAGAAGGTATGCATCTTTGACCGGTACTATACTACTTACAGTTATAGCAATTATGCGACAGCAGATTACGCCGGTAGGAGTTGAAGTCTGGCGGTCATACTCGTAGCTTGTTGGTGTGGCAGATGTCTGGTCAGCGTACGGCCGTGCTTGGATGTAACCAGGAGCGCTGCAGTTGAAGGTCATACTTTTTCCTTATCAGATTCAAGGCATTTTGCCCTTGTGATAACAGGTGGAGTTCTATAAGTTACCTGAAGAAAATAGTGTTTCTTCCATGCTGAAACAGCTTTGAAGAGGTAGTGTAATTCGGTGTAAATTGCTGCTTGATCATGAATAGGGTATATCAATCAGTTGTTTTGAACTAGCTGGGTAGAGTATTAAATGACTGGTGAAAATTTTCACCTGAAGGCAGATCTCGCATATGGTGTCTCCCTTCTCATCGCACCACCTCTGAATGCATTTGCGATGAGCGTACTGCAATAAAAACCATCTTTTCAATTTAACCCAGGCAAGCCTTTGCTCCTTTCGGAACAAATTTGCTCGATTCCAATCTAACATGTTTCATACTGCTGAAAACTGAAGCAGAGTGGAAACTTGTTCCTCTGGAAATAATTGCTGAAACGTGATGCCGCGTTTTACCTTCAAGCTGCCCTTGCAGGAGCAAGGGGCCTCCATGCATGCCTCATCGTCATCCTCTTGGCAGATTCTGCATTCTACCAAGACGCCACTCGTTGCCCTGCCCTCTTCAACAGCGGGATCACACGCGGTCATTGTGGAAGAAGGCGCATCGGAGGCCTCATCAATGGCAGACTGAAGCGTCGACTCCGTGAGCAATCGGCCCGCCATTACCTCGAAATGGTCCGCCATCTCTGGAAGCCCGAGACGACCTTCGAAGCACAAGAACGATGAAATCAAGACGCGCATTTCTTCATTTGAAGCAAAAGGGAATAAGCGACAGAACCATTACCTGAATTTGGAAGATCgaaacaaaaatgaattaaTTCATGTGTACGGTTACTCAAAGGCAGCTCCTTTTCTTGCTCAGCAGAACAGATagaggaggagcatgagaaatcAGAGGGTTAAGAACGATCAAGAGGCAAAAGGGGCAAGAAGCTGAAGGAGAAGGCTTGCAACCAAGGGTTTGGATATCTAAAGCACTGCGAGAATGGTACAGAGAAGCAAGAGATGGAGTAAGCGTCCCTTGTTTATCATTGGACTTTGCTTGCTTCTGAAACACCTTATGCTCTGATGACATGCTTGATTGTTAGTGCATGCAAAGAACAAGGCACCggcaaaaattcaaaaacaaacaaaatgtTGCTTATTGACCCAAGAAAGCAATTCTTTTCCGCTGAAACTCAAGCAACTGGTTGAGCACAATGCCAGGGTGGAAAAAAAATGTGTCCTAAAGTTATACCATTCTATTGTTCTAAGCATCCAGCTGACCCTGTAGGTCAAAGAAAATTAGCGTTGTTATGGTATGACGCCAAAGCTGCGTTGCCCATGttcatcaaatttgaattttgtgaTAGACTGATGTCCTCGTTCGTTTGtcacaaatttgaattttgtggAATTGTGGGTTGTGGTTGGGGAGCAGGGAAGTTAACGTGTGAAGAAAGGTgttgcatgattttttttttgaacttaagGTGTTGCATGATGGATTAGGGGCCAGATATCCAGTGTCAACTTTCGTACACGTCTCCATGACTTGTTGCGGATGCGAGGAATCTCCTACCGGTGATGATACCATCTTTTCCTCTCCGCGCAGCAGTTATTTTGCACGCTTCACGATTTGGTGCTTAATATCCCCTCCAGTTCGAAAcatggccatgtttagttccaaaaaaaatttgcacagtacacatcacatcgaatcttcggatacatgcatggatcattaaatgcagttgaaaaaataattaattatacagtctgattagcacgagctgaatttttaagtctaattagtccataattgaatattatttgttaagtaacaacgaaatgtgctacagaaccaaaatccaaacttttcacTAACTAACACACACCCATAGCCCCCTGTTCGGCTGGATAAAAAGCCAGCCCATCGGCTGGCGCTGGTTTGTTCCCACCGAGACAAAACTAATCCACTAGCTGCGGTTGATCCTTCCAGCCGAACAGGGGGTAGGTCGTTGGTTTAAGATTTCTGCCCATCAAACTTTTTCAATCTTACAATATAAGATAGATGCTAACAGATCATCATGAAAGGCACAATCAATTTacttaattattattattagaaGCAACATATTTTCAtgtaaattattggtcaaatccACACATAATAGGTCATGCTGATATCCTGAAGGGCATATATTTTGAATATGATGGACTTAGGAAAAAAACGTTCATTTTATAACATTTATCATTGTTGAAAGAAGTTATATTTATACAGATATAATTTATTTATGCATATAAAAAGAGTTGAATTTACCATAAAAGAGACAAAAAAAGGTGCTCAACCAATCTATCTATTATCAAATGCCGCTAAACAATTCGTTAACTCTAGCAAAaccaaatatttttttcaaaaacactTCAAGCTTTTTTTTTGAGCGGTAAACACTTCAAGCTTTTAATAGCCTTAAAATTTGTcaagcagaaaaaaaaacaaaaaaaagaaaggcatCCACCCTCATGATCCAGCATCCTATCCAACGGCCCCGATCTTCCATCCTCCGttccagcttcgaatctccaagcCCGCAAAACCCTAGCCCAACTCCTCCCGACTATAAAGGCCTCCACCGCCTCCTTCCGCCCCTTTCCCTCCTATCactcgctcgcgccgccgccgccgcccccacctcTACCCTCGCAGCCCCAACCTCCTCGGCGACCATGGCCGGCGCGCAGGAGTCGCTCTCCCTTGTGGGCACGATGCGCGGCCACAACGGGGAGGTGACGGCGATCGCGACCCCGATCGACAACTCGCCGTTCATCGTCTCGTCCTCCCGCGATAAGTCCGTGCTGGTGTGGGACCTGACCAACCCGGTCCACTCCACCCCGgattccggcgccgccgctgactACGGCGTCCCCTTCCGCCGCCTCACCGGCCACTCCCACTTCGTCCAGGACGTCGTCCTCAGCTCCGACGGCCAGTTCGCGCTGTCCGGCTCCTGGGACGGCGAGCTCCGCCTCTGGGATCTCTCCACCGGTCTCACCACCCGCCGCTTCGTCGGCCACGAGAAGGACGTCATCTCCGTCGCCTTCTCCATCGACAACCGCCAGATCGTCTCCGCTTCCCGCGACAAGACCATCAAGCTCTGGAACACCCTCGGTGAGTGCAAGTACACCATTGGcggcgaccacggcggcggcgagggccacaGCGGTTGGGTCTCCTGCGTCAGGTTCTCCCCCAACACCTTCCAGCCCACTATTGTCTCCGGTTCCTGGGACCGCACTGTCAAGGTCTGGAACCTTACCAACTGCAAGCTACGCTGCACGCTCGCCGGCCACGGCGGCTATGTCAACGCCGTCGCCGTGAGCCCCGACGGTTCGCTGTGCGCCTCCGGCGGGAAAGACGGCTTTACTCTGCTGTGGGATTTGTCTGAGGGGAAGAGGCTGTACTCACTGGACGCGGGTTCCATCATCCACTCACTCTGCTTCTCGCCCAACCGCTACTGGCTGTGTGCTGCGACGCAGGACTCCGTCAAGATCTGGGACCTTGAGTCGAAGCACGTCGTGCAGGACCTCAAGCCTGACATCCAGATCTCCAAGAACCAGGTATGTGTCCACCCTTTTCTGTCTTGTTGGCATTCTTGTGAAATCTTTTGTGCCCTGGTTAGGATCTGTATATAATTGAATTTAGTGTATTTGTTGCTTTATTCCGTGGGAATATTGAAGCCAACATTTCATAATTCTTGGGGTTGTGGAATTGTTGTGCCCGGGTTAGGATCTGTATATGATCGCATTTAGTGTATTTGTTTCTTGATTCCATGGTAATATATATTGAAGCCAACATTTCATAATTCCTGGGGTTGTGGAAATGTGGACATGCAGTAGTGTGGTGTTACCTGAATGATAGAATGGGCTTCAATATATATTATTGTTAATTTAGTCCATTAGTGCCTGTAATCCAACAGATGCCATATACTCCAGTGGAGAATCATTGAGAATCATTGTCAATGTGCAGAATTGTTTATGAGTTCAATTATGCTCTGCTACCTGTTTTCCATTGGTTGAACTCGTTATCCAATCCAGTCTATAGTTTGTATTCAGCATTATACAACGCCTATCCCATGCCAGTGTTTCATAGCAGCTGCTTGAAATATGCTTCCTGTGAGTTTATAAGCTCATCCAGTCCATTGCTTGCACTCTGCATTTGCTTGTTATGCCTCATCTGTTCCGTCGTGCTCTTGATAGCACATTTAGATGACTAGATTGTTTCACCATACCCTGTGTCGTAATTGGGAAACTTTTTGTGTTTTACCAATATTTGTATAGTGTCGATCTATATCTACTCTGCTAACAGTGGAACTAACCCATGAGGCCCTCTACTTCAGTCATATTTATCTTCAATCGCACAGTAGAACAATGTATTTTCTACCACTGAATTTTGTCATATTAGTTTCTCTTGAATCATGTTTTCCGCAGTTGGGTGTTTGGATATTATCTTCACTTGTGTTGTTGCAGGATGGATTTGATAGAAACTTGTGTTTCAAATTATGCTTTATCCTATTGATGATGTGTATTTGACTATTTTTGGGTCCCTTGTTTAGATCCTCTACTGCACAAGCTTGAGCTGGAGTGCGGATGGAAGCACCCTCTACACCGGCTACACCGATGGATCTATCAGGGTCTGGAAGATCTCCGGGTTTGGCTATGCAGGCTAGATAGTAAGAGCCTTTCCAAAGGTCTAGGGAGTCTGTGTTTGCCAAAACATTGTAATGTTCGTCAAGTTTTTGACTGTCGTGAGCTATATTGTCCGTTTGGTACTTTCTGGTCGCCCAACTATTTATGCTTTAGCTTTGTTAATGAGCTAATCGTACTATGAAGAATCTATTTTGCAACTCGTGATGCTTGTTTCTGAGTTTAATGCTTCTCTGAAGCGAATCTATGTCAAGAATACAGGCATAGTGCCTTACAAATGTGTTTTGTAAGCATAGGTGTGTATTGCTGGCCTGATTTCCTTCACATGTTCCCTCTTGCTGATTGAATATTGAATGCCCGAATCCTCCCAGGTTTCCCATGCTGTGATTCTGCTCCCTGCCGCGTTGCCATTGCGTTGTGTTTATCAGTTGCACGCCCAATTCCTTATCATCTTATGCATTGCCGCCACGAATCATCTTCGTTGACCATACTTAGGTTACACAGATTGGCTAACTGTGCTTAGTTCGGTTGGATACTTGGATAAGCTAGCCATGAGCCCATGATGGAGGAAGACCTTGCCCACCTCATCAGTCCATCAGGCTCATCTCAACAACCTAACCTTCCCGATTTTACCTTCGTCAGTCCATTGTTAGAAATTGTCGCCCTCATTGCTGACTCACATACTATCCTCTACGGTTTCCCACTTATATGAAAGCTCCTCCATGCCCCTTGACGCAACTGCGGACCAGATCTTCTGAAGCCGGCCACTTCTGCTGAAGAAGCCCAGGCCGCGCATAAAGGGAAAATCAAGTCACCCAAGAGAGATTAGCATTTCGACAGTGCTCGTTTACATGAAAGCTCCGTGCCCATTCACGCAACTGCGCCGAGATTAGGACCAGGTCCCTCCACTGAACCGGCTCAATTATTCAGCTCAGATGACCTCATCGTATTCCCAGCTTCGTAGCAACTGCGATACTCTGATTTGTTCTCTTAACTCGGGCGACATCACCGGCTAATCGTTCCAGCAGCTGCTAACAGCTACCGCCAtgtcgtcgtcttcctccttgTTCAAGCAGCTGAGCCTTACGGGGGCCGGGTCCCCCCTCtccggccgccacctcctcctcatcctcctcggcGCAGGCTTCCTCGCGTTCACCGTCTTCGTCGTCCACCCCAACGAGTTCCGAATCCAATCCTTCTTCGCAGGCAGCTGCGGCCGCCCCAGCGTCCCccatgccgccgctgccgcgtcaCTGGGCAAGGCTGCCGCCAGCGTCCCCCATGCCGCCGCCACGGACGACGACGTGCGCGTCCTCATCGGCATCCAGACGCTGCCGGCCAAGTACGAGCGGCGGCACCTGCTGCGGACGGTGTACTCGCTCCAGGTCCGGGAGCACCCGTCCCTCGCGGCGTGGGTGGCGGCGTCGGACCTGGCCCGGCGCGAGCGGGACGGGCCCGAGGACATGTGGACGGGGCGGTGGTTCAACCTCGCCGGCAAGGCCAGGAACCGGTACGACCAGGCGCCGCGGATGTACAACTACAAGGGCGCCTCGCCGGACAGCTGCTTCCGGCACGGCTTCGTGCCGGACACCATCGCCGTGCACATGCTCAAGGACGGCGCGCGGTGGGCCGAGACGCTCGCCTACTTCAACGCCACGGCGGGGCTCCCCCGCTCCGGCCAGCTCTaccacctgccgccgccggcgggcaggCCATGAGAGAGCTGAGAGTTGAACCAAACCATTGTTCCGTTCTTGACGTGTTGGCTCGGTCAaggggtggtggcggtggttaGGCGAGAGGGAGGATAATCTACGTGTCCATTTGGTGTTGCCGAATTGCTGATGGCATAATTGGATTTGTTTGCAATTTCGGGTTTGAAGTGCTGCCTCAGCCATGGAGCTGGTTGGTCCTGGTTTGATGTAAGCCGAGACCAAGGACGGCTATTGGCTACTGGCTATTGGCTATTGCCTGGACGGACGCAACTGATGGTTCGGATCAAAATTTCCGAGCAAAGTGACGTCATGACTTGACGGAGAACAAGTGAAGCcggggcccacgggccatgGAATGGCAGGCAAATTCATACAGGCCGTTGAGTACATTGAGGAGTCCAAGTGCAGCCCACGACGTCATGACTTGTTGTGTGGTCGAATAACGGCCCAGCCTAGTCCGTCTAAAGGGAATTCAACCCATTCTGAAGCCCGCGTGCGCCCAGTGGTtacacaacacacacacacacacaccttgcTTCCTCCTGCTCGATTGCATTCGGATTCAGGGAGAGTGGCAGACCACAAGGTGCTCTGTAGCACAGGTTGATGCTAGCCAGTAGGCAGTAGCCACGCACAAGCCAGACGTGCGCTGCCTGCGCCGACACAAGGCAGCGAGCCATCCGCTCCGATCGCGGGCCGGATACAGCCACACGTCCTCGGAACTGGATCGGTCACGCGACAGCTACAGTGCAGCGGACGGAAGCCACTAGCCACGCCCCGCACGCactccgccccccccccccccccccccccccccccgagatcAGAACGAAGCGAGCGCTCCAGGCAGAGGCAGGCAGAGGGCAGCAGCCGGGACGGCGAccgcggccacggcgtcgcGATCCGGCGATGAATGCCATGCTGCCTACAACTAACAGCTGGGCCATGAATGCTCTCTGACGACAGGCGGCGACCGGGGAGATGATCGATCGCGATGCCGTCAACCACTCGGCGCGAGCCGCGGCCGGGTGGGGTCGGATCCTTCGGCCTCAtttagatctcaaaattttatactTAAAAACATTACATTGAATATTTGGACATatgtatagagtactaaataaaatttatttacaaaactttttgcacgaataggctgtaaatcgcgagatgaatctaatgagcctatttaattcataatttgcaacagcggtgctacagtaaccatccactaattataaattaggttcattagattcgtctcgcgatttacaatccatccgtataaaaaattttataaatagattttatttaatgcttcaaaatagtaagattctcttCTAAAAATTTATGCCAAAaaaatctaaacacaccctcgtCCCTAGTCATGCGCGGATGCGCGGCGCCTCGCATTGATTAGTTGCAAACTATTATCCCTCGATGCCGCCCGGTGTCGTGCAGGGTAGCTTAGCAAAAAGCGAAAACGTATACAAGCGTAAGGTTAACGTGCCCTGGTCCCTAGTTTCTCGCCGGCTACCGGCAGACTCGAGAGCGAGCAAATCTGTTCCTGGCGCCCCAACCGTGGGTGGTTCacaaatttcttcttctttttttctctattttattCTAGTGGAATTGGAAATAAGTGGTTCGCGTGTTCCTTAGAGCTCATGCACAATCGGGGACATGGAGAACCACTCAACCACATGGACAGGAGCCTCTTGAGGCGCCTAAAGAGCTTTGTATAGCTCAACATTGGCCTTTTTCTCAAGCTGAATGCACAGAGGCGGAGCTCTCCATTAGTCACGGTGGGGCAGCTACTCCACCTACCGCAGGCGGGAAGTCCCTACTacacttcttttctttctcaggTAGTTAGGTGTGTTGTGGttgctctctctttttttcttagaTGTGTAGTCACGAGGAGCAGCGGCACTGCATCCTAGCCTCTGGCAGTCTGGCGGCACTGCATCCAATCTCATTTTTGGGAGATGGATGTGCGAGCCAAGGCCAAAAGGCCTAGCAGGAGAGAGCTCACTAGCCCAACAAATGCTCACGAAATCAAAGAATAATCACCGACCTGTCTAACTCTCAGATCTCTAATTTGGCATGCGACTGTCTGAGCTACGCGGGTGACAGGCGACGACGACCGTGACCCTATCACCATCACCGCGACTCCGTGAGGCACAGCACGGCATCAAGCTACAACCCAGCGTCTGCACGCCCCTAGCGGGTCGTCGTCGCCACCGTCCTAACTGCAACATGCCGAAGCCCGTTGTTACCACACCAGTTGTTGGCCGCCAGTGCCTTTTTCTGCCGGCTGCCCTCCGCTGGCTACTGCGGGCCGACGCTCAACGACTGATCGATCTGCTGGAGCTTGTGCTAGTTCATAATCATCTTAGAACAATAAAGGTTTTGTCGCCGATCTCATCACCCATCAGGTGACCGGCGAGGAGCCAAATAGTTTTAGATGTATCTTCTGCCCCACCTAAATTTTTGTGCAAACTCCGCCACTATGCACACGTGCTATAGGAACACTCTCAAGCTttactcatatatatatatatatatatatatatatatatatatatatatatatatagcagctTTTACAACGTAACCATCATATCTACACCTCTACGGCATTAAGATTTTTCACCAGAAAGACAGCGCTAAGAGCAAGTTTTATGGATTCCGCCTGCTGCCGGCTGCAAGGCAGAATGACGTGGCGCACGTTGTGATGGACCCACCACCATTCAATGCTCTGTAGTACTCATCAGCCAATAATAGGGGTTGTAGCACTTCCCGGCCAGCTTGAGCCGGCGCGTGGTGAAACGCCCGCTCCGTTCTCTCTTCTTGTTTCTTTTAGCTCCACCTCCACGTAGACATCTGCCCACTTGCAGCCAGCTATTATACTGGCTTGCCGGAAATATTTGCCCAAGCCAAAAAGCTGCCGTTGGCAGCACAACCAAAAAAAACTTTGCATCTCAAAAAAATTTGGgtgccgtttagttcccaatttTTTTGGGCTGCAGCATGGAATTTCACTGTGCACTTATTTAATGCTTGCATACAAACAGGATTCACGGCCTAGACGCACAGTTCCAAAGGCACAGTTTCAAAATTCATTCGCAGCATCCAAACGCGGTGGTGGGCCGGCTACAGTGAAGATTTTGGTGAACAGTAGAAGGCCGAAATTTTTTGGGTGCCGAAAACGTCAGGCCGAAATTTTTTGCCCATCCCGAATTTGTCCGTGAACTAAGCGCTTGCTGCTGCAGTTGGCAGAGCTGCGACTGCCAGTCGACTGCACTCCGTGTCAGGATGGGTTCGGATGTctattcgaatgtcagattttttattatttttcttcgattatggacaaataaaatatagaatttactatgtaaatttatagtcttgtatttaacattgatcttgtaaagattcataaaaactaaacctcaaatttatcatatatattctcaaataattgatataaaaattcgaatacggatacgaatcttttttcacttttttaattgtagggagcaaataatacataaaaaaatttatacaaaattttattcttatgtgtaataatatgtttaataatataaaaaaattaacataaaattttaaacatatctattttaaaatatcaaatttgttataagaattcggatgtttaGATGGATCCTTTAACTCCGCGCCCTCTGGCGGAGGCTACACTGGATCCCACCGCCGTCCTGTCGCTGGAGGCTGGCTGCTCGATCTTCCACCAGCAGCCTCTACGCCAGCCGTTATACGCGGGCACGGCAGGGCCACAGCGCGGGGGGGGACCCCCCGACCCGCGCGCCCTGAGATATTT containing:
- the LOC120664713 gene encoding sulfhydryl oxidase 1-like isoform X1; translated protein: MAATAAAAAARLLIVLAAFLGAAPRGADALRSLGVGGAGAAHGDAAVDLDAANFTAFLHAAPESFAVVEFFAHWCPACRNYKPHYEKVAKLFNGPDAAHPGIIVMARVDCASKVNVDLCNKFSVDHYPFLVWGPPAKFDSPRWKPKQENSELELIDDGRTAERLLKWINKKMGSSFSLDDKKYENESALPKNASDPEQIVRAIYDVEEATAHAWQIILEHKMIKPETRDSLIRFLQILVSHHPSKRCRRGSADLLINFDDHWHTNISLNSQESSTLLTSVAGDNICGKGVPRGYWMFCRGSKKETRGFSCGLWVLLHSLTVRIGDGESQSTFTSICDFIHNFFICEECRKHFYEMCSSVPVPFKSARDLTLWLWRAHNIVNERLMKEEKDLDTADPSFPKVIWPPKQLCPSCYRSSSRAADGAMQVEWEEDEVFHFLVDYYGKKLVSSYRETSMDSHLLLKKQVGTISDDSSASSAATVPIGAALGVAVASCTFGALACFWRTQQKNRKYYHLRSLKKI
- the LOC120664713 gene encoding sulfhydryl oxidase 1-like isoform X2, with amino-acid sequence MAATAAAAAARLLIVLAAFLGAAPRGADALRSLGVGGAGAAHGDAAVDLDAANFTAFLHAAPESFAVVEFFAHWCPACRNYKPHYEKVAKLFNGPDAAHPGIIVMARVDCASKVNVDLCNKFSVDHYPFLVWGPPAKFDSPRWKPKQENSELELIDDGRTAERLLKWINKKMGSSFSLDDKKYENESALPKNASDPEQIVRAIYDVEEATAHAWQIILEHKMIKPETRDSLIRFLQILVSHHPSKRCRRGSADLLINFDDHWHTNISLNSQESSTLLTSVAGDNICGKGVPRGYWMFCRGSKKETRGFSCGLWVLLHSLTVRIGDGESQSTFTSICDFIHNFFICEECRKHFYEMCSSVPVPFKSARDLTLWLWRAHNIVNERLMKEEKDLDTADPSFPKVIWPPKQLCPSCYRSSSRAADGAMQVEWEEDEVFHFLVDYYGKKLVSSYRETSMDSHLLLKKQVGTISDDSSASSAATVPIGAALGVAVASCTFGALACFWRTQQKNRKQRKNWN
- the LOC120664717 gene encoding uncharacterized protein LOC120664717, with protein sequence MSSSSSLFKQLSLTGAGSPLSGRHLLLILLGAGFLAFTVFVVHPNEFRIQSFFAGSCGRPSVPHAAAAASLGKAAASVPHAAATDDDVRVLIGIQTLPAKYERRHLLRTVYSLQVREHPSLAAWVAASDLARRERDGPEDMWTGRWFNLAGKARNRYDQAPRMYNYKGASPDSCFRHGFVPDTIAVHMLKDGARWAETLAYFNATAGLPRSGQLYHLPPPAGRP
- the LOC120664714 gene encoding guanine nucleotide-binding protein subunit beta-like protein A → MAGAQESLSLVGTMRGHNGEVTAIATPIDNSPFIVSSSRDKSVLVWDLTNPVHSTPDSGAAADYGVPFRRLTGHSHFVQDVVLSSDGQFALSGSWDGELRLWDLSTGLTTRRFVGHEKDVISVAFSIDNRQIVSASRDKTIKLWNTLGECKYTIGGDHGGGEGHSGWVSCVRFSPNTFQPTIVSGSWDRTVKVWNLTNCKLRCTLAGHGGYVNAVAVSPDGSLCASGGKDGFTLLWDLSEGKRLYSLDAGSIIHSLCFSPNRYWLCAATQDSVKIWDLESKHVVQDLKPDIQISKNQILYCTSLSWSADGSTLYTGYTDGSIRVWKISGFGYAG
- the LOC120664715 gene encoding uncharacterized protein LOC120664715; its protein translation is MADHFEVMAGRLLTESTLQSAIDEASDAPSSTMTACDPAVEEGRATSGVLVECRICQEDDDEACMEAPCSCKGSLKYAHRKCIQRWCDEKGDTICEICLQQFTPNYTTSSKLFQHGRNTIFFSAPGYIQARPYADQTSATPTSYEYDRQTSTPTGVICCRIIAITLMVLLVLHDAVSVLLGDQGAYTVAMLTLLMLRTAGVVIPVYIILVAVAELLHRRRRRQGVHEQNSGPAGAEGAEPQQHVISIQ